From bacterium BMS3Abin02, the proteins below share one genomic window:
- the ccpA gene encoding catabolite control protein A, translated as MRVTIKDVGRAAGVSAATVSNVLNSPDVVAPDTRERVTAVIAQLGYEPSRAARALQQQRTFSIGYEIPGVTDGFALDVFLHRMVERAGKADLDIVLFAPRPGQTQVDAYREMIRRGAVDGFVISGTGRNDDRITYLLDVTFPFVTFGRTDFPDEHPWVDVDGRAGVRQAVAHLVETGHHDIALIGWPEGSITGDERAAGYHLGLKDAGIAARDELTVRAENGVAPGTEAMEQLLRLDKPPTAVVAVQDALALGAMSAIRDAGLEVGGDVAVVGFDDIPSAAFSAPPLSSIRQPMESVGVLVIEMLVECLDKAADASRRSGTLVPELIVRASTNPAMQSDR; from the coding sequence ATGCGGGTCACGATCAAGGACGTCGGCAGGGCAGCCGGAGTGTCCGCCGCCACAGTCTCCAATGTGTTGAATTCTCCGGATGTAGTGGCCCCAGACACACGTGAACGCGTTACCGCCGTGATCGCGCAGCTCGGATATGAACCCAGCCGTGCCGCCAGGGCCCTCCAGCAGCAGCGCACGTTCTCGATCGGATACGAGATACCTGGAGTGACCGACGGGTTCGCTCTGGACGTCTTTCTCCACCGTATGGTCGAGCGGGCCGGAAAAGCGGATCTGGACATCGTGCTGTTCGCGCCCAGACCCGGCCAGACCCAGGTCGACGCCTACCGGGAGATGATTCGCCGCGGTGCCGTCGACGGCTTCGTGATATCGGGCACCGGCCGCAACGACGACCGGATCACATATCTCCTCGACGTCACGTTTCCCTTCGTTACGTTCGGCCGCACCGACTTTCCCGACGAGCACCCGTGGGTCGACGTGGATGGGCGCGCGGGCGTGCGACAGGCGGTGGCTCACCTCGTTGAGACGGGCCATCACGACATCGCCCTGATCGGGTGGCCCGAAGGATCCATCACCGGTGACGAACGAGCAGCCGGATACCACCTTGGTCTGAAAGACGCGGGGATCGCTGCCCGTGACGAACTCACCGTGCGCGCCGAGAACGGAGTTGCACCAGGCACCGAAGCGATGGAGCAACTCCTGCGCCTCGACAAACCTCCGACTGCGGTGGTTGCGGTCCAGGACGCCCTCGCGCTCGGCGCGATGAGCGCGATCCGCGACGCCGGTCTGGAGGTCGGTGGCGATGTGGCGGTGGTCGGCTTCGACGACATCCCGAGTGCGGCCTTTTCCGCTCCACCACTCAGCAGCATCCGCCAGCCGATGGAATCAGTCGGTGTACTGGTCATCGAGATGCTGGTCGAGTGTCTCGACAAGGCTGCCGACGCGTCACGTCGCTCGGGAACCTTGGTACCTGAACTCATCGTACGTGCCAGCACCAATCCGGCCATGCAGTCGGATCGTTGA